From the Lactobacillus sp. PV034 genome, the window CTTAGGGGTGAGTTTTCTAGCAACTGGTTATTGGGCCATGGCACATGCTTCACTCTTGGTGCTTGCTTCAATTCCAATTGCATTTGTGACAATTGTTTTAGGCTCATACTTTATTTTTGATTCTTTATTTACTCTTCTAATTGATTTATTGCGAAAAAATAAAAAATTTAAATATGCAAAATTACATTCTTTTACTTTAGGTCAGTTAAAATTTAGAATTAACAGCTATAATAGGATACTTTCAATTACTTCTTTACTTTTTGCATTGGCCTTAGGTGCCATTACAGTCGGGCTAAACTTTAAGCAGCTTACCGACCAACAGATGGAGTCAACTTACTATGATGTGGTTTTATTTAATCAAAATAAAAAGACTGACCAACAATTAAAGAAAATTACTGTAACATCTACTACCAAGGTTAAATATAAAATTGCTGGAAATTATGCTTATGTTTCAGCAAATCAGATTAAGAATGCTCATCTAAAACGGAATGCTTTTGTGGGTAAAACTGATGAAATTAAGTATAGAACTGAAACTATTAAACCCAATGAGATTAAAGCAGGGAGTAGAACTTATACTGAATTTGCAGAATATATTCCTTATGAAAAAGAGATAAAGGTAGTTTCACAAGCAGAATTTGATCAAATTAAACAACCTTCAAATACAACTATCTTATTAAGAGTTAAGGATTTTCAAAAGAACTTTAACAATGTTGAAAAGCTCCAAAAATTAGCTCTTCCTCAAAATAAAAACGTGGAAGTACAATTAAATTCATCAAAGGCAGCAAGTTATCGACTAATTTTGAATCTTGCTTCTGGATTTGAATTTATGGGTTTCTTTTTAGGAATTGCCTTTCTAGCAATGCTTGCTTCTACCTTGATGTTTAAAGTGTTAAGTGGGGCTAAAAGTGATGGGCCACGATATATTATGTTATGGAAGATGGGAACAAGGACCAGTTTATTAAAGACATCAATTGATTTAGAAATTGGTATTTTATTTATTCTGCCTGCTATCTTAGGAATCTTAGATGTATTATTTGGCTTACAATTCTTTAAAGCTTTATTAGCTCATCCCTATGATAAAATTTGGATACCATTTGGTATTTTCTTGATTTTTTATCTTGTATATTACTTAATTACCGTTAAGTTATATCAAAGTATTGTGCTTAAGAAGATTAAATAGTCACTAAATAAGTTGCAAAATAATTCTCATAAAAAAAGATGCCTTTTACGAGGCATCTTTTTAGTTACTTAAAATTCAGTTTTATTATATTCAGTGACTTTAATGTCATCACCATTCATTTTTAAGATAGTAATTGAACCATTAGCAGGTCCAGGAACTAATGGAATTTCTGGAGCATAACGGCTAACGATACTACGAATGGTCATGCTGTGACTTACAAGTAAAATATTTTCAGCACCATCAAGTTCTTGGATAAGTTTGAATCCTTTGTCCAAACGATCCCAGTAAGCTTTATTATCTTCAGCATCATGATAAGGATCAGCTTCATGAATATAATCTTTGATGATACTCATTTTTTCTTTTAGAAGTAATTCTTGGCGTCGTGGGCGGCCATGTGGTCCACCAATCATTTGCCAAGCTTCATCAGAGTTCATTCCTTCAAAATATCCAAAGAATTGCTCGCGGAAAAAGGGACTGGCAATATGTTGTAAAGTAAGATGGTTACAATTTTTTTCAATGATGTAGTCACATGTGTCAACTGCTCGTTTCAAGTCACTTGAAAGGGCAATATCGAATGGAATATTTGCTAATTCTTCACCTGCATGTTTTGCATCAGTAATCCCTTTATCTGTTAAAGGACTGTCACACCATCCCTGAATTTTATCGTATTTATTAATGATAGTTTGGCCATGTCTAACAAGATAGATAGTTTTCACTTTAAAACCTCTCAAAATATAAATAATAATTGATGTATTGATATATTAACTATAATCAGTTATTATATATAGATATTATTTTAATTATCATAACATGAATTAGGACTTAATTTCTATTACAGTTAATGGAGGGAGATATGACAAAAGAAAGAACTGCAACAGAAAAAGAAAGAGAACGGTTAATTATGATGTGGGTCAGTAGCTGGAAAGAAAAGAATGCTGAAGGTTTTGAAACTGTCTTTGCATCAGATATTCATTACATCAGAAGTTGGGGCCCAGAGTATTATGGGTTACTTGAACTGAAATATTGGTTCAATGAAAGAAATGATCGTAGTACTATTCTTGAATGGGATGTGGATTGTTTCTTTCATGGGGAAAACGAAACAATAACTCATTGGTTTTTAAAGGACCAACCACAACATAAGACTATCAAGTTAATTGAAGGAGTTTCACTAATTAAGTGGGATGACAATAATAAAATAATTTATGTCCAAGATTTTATATCTAATACCCATCGTTCTGATCCTTATAAAACAAGTGAATTTCCAAATTATACCAAGCAACAGCTTGATTGGTTTGATAAATTACATAAATAAAGTTCATAATATTTAAATTATTAATCATTGCTTTGTACAATAAAGATGAAAGCAATGATTTTTTGTATCCTGTGTAAAAGAGGGGATAACTATGAGGTTACAACAGGAAAGAAAAAAAGAAAAAGAGAACAATTAATCAAGTTGTGGACAAAAAGTTGGACTGAAAAAAATAATTTAGGAATTGAAAAAGTTTTTGCACCCGATGTGCACTACATTAGAAGTTGGGGTCCAGAATATCATGGTTTACTTGAATTACAATACTGGTTTAGTGAAAAGAATGATCGTGCTACGATAATCAAGTGGGATATAAATGGGTTTATGCATGATGGTAATGCTACAATTGCTCATTGGGATGTTGAAGAAAAGAAAAATAAAAAGGTAGAGCATTTAGAAGGTATTTCACTTATTAGATGGAATGAGGATGAAAAAGTAGAATATGTGCAACACTTTGCTTCAAATATGAATCGTTTTGATCCTTATCAAAATACAGATTATCCTAATTACTCTGATCAACAAATAAAACGTTTTAATGACTTACATAATTAGTACATTTTATTTAATTCTTAGATCGAACCTTTGTACAATAGTGATGAATGTTTATCAGATTTAGATAGTAAAGAAAGAAGTGGCAAAAATGAAGTTTATTTCATGGAACGTAAATGGTTTTAGAGCAGCTTTGAGACATGGCTTCTTAAGAACTTTTAAGGAATTGGATCCAGATATTTTGGCTATTCAAGATATTAGATTATCTCCTGATGAGATAGAAGTGGAAACTCCAGGATATTATCAATATTGGAATTATTCTGAAGAAAAGAGTTATGATGGTACAGCAATTTTTACTAAAGAAAAGCCACAAACTGTAGCTTATGGAATTGGAGTTCCGGAATTTGATCAACAAGGAAGAACAATTACTTTAGAATTTGAAGATTATTATTTTGTAAATACTTATGTACCATTTTCTGGAGAGCAATTACAAAGATTGGCCTTTAGACAGGCTTGGGATCGTGCCTTTAAAGAATATGTTGAAAGGTTAAAAGAAAATAAGCCAGTAGTAATTGGTGGTGATATGAGTGTTGCTCACGAAGCAATAGATTTAGCTGAACCATCAGAAAATCATCATCATGCTGGTTTTACTGAACAAGAGCGAGATGACTTCACTGAATTACTTGATGCTGGATTTATTGATACCTACCGTTACTATTATCCAAATAAGACTGGTATGTATACTTATTGGAGTTATCGTGGCGATGCTCGTCCAAAGAATGAAGGTTGGCGTCTTGATTACTTCTTAGTTTCAGATGATTTACAAAACAACTTGGAAAGTGCTAATATTTTGACTGATATCATGGGCTCAGATCACTGTCCAGTTAGTTTGAAAATTGATTTAAAGAAGTAGGCGAATAACATGAGAGTTACAAAATTAATTGTTGGAATTTTCTTAATCTTACTTTCAATTTGGTTGTTTATTCATGGTCTATTATTTGGCATAATTGGCTTAAATAATTTACAAAATATTTTTGCAGGTATTATTGAATTAATTATGGCTGGTTTAATATTAGCTGCTGGAATAGTTTACATAGTAACTGAAAACAGAGATGGACTGGGTGGGGACATCACTAATTTTGTTTTACTCTTAATTGCTGGATTAATTAGTATTGGTGGCTGGCTATATAATGGTTTAATATGGTATGGAGCATTGGTACTAGTTATTGGAGTAGGATTTTTTATCTGGCACTTATGCAAAGATAATTAGGAAAAATAAGATTCAAAAAACGCGATGAGTGATCATCGCGTTTTATTTTTCATGATAGATTTTTTTAACATTCTCAATGTCGCTAGGTTGAATAGTATAAAAGGAACCTTGCGGATACATGACAGAAATTCCACTTTGGTGATCAAGACCAATGGCGTGTCCTAATTCATGCTCAACTGTATTAACAATTCGATTATTGCTATAACTATAAGCTGGATTAAGTAAATAATATGAATTAAGCTGGACAGTTGCATGAACTAGGTAACCAGTTAAAGAATTATATTCGGTATTGGTAAGACCAGCTGCATCTGTATCAGAACGATCCATAGATTTAATGACTATTTGAGCGTTTTTCTTATCATTAACCATTTTAAAAGTGAAGGCACCAGTATTATTCCAAGATTTAAGTCCATCAATTGCCGCGTTATACAGAGTAGGGTTCTTAAGATCAACATAGACAGTTGCTTCGTTTTTTTGAAAGGTGTGGCCCTTTTCTTGAGGCTCATCATTGTTTAGCTGATTAAATTTATTAGGGTTAAAGACTCGCTCTATTCGGCTAGAAAGGTAAGGCAAAATATCAGTTGTACCAAAAGTTTGTTCTAAATATGGACGAGAATATAAGTAAGCCAAATTGCCTGCAAGATAAATGAGAACTAAGATTATTAAGTTACGAATAAATTTTTTCATTGTATCCTCAAACTAAATTATATTTAGAGTATATTATAGTCCTAATTAATTGAGAGACACATTAAGATGATTTATTTAGTTGAAAATTAAGAATATAGATTGAAATACAATTTATTTATGAAAATAACTGATTATGATAAAATATTATGCAACAATTGCTAGATATAGGTTTAGGTGAGAAGATGGCTAAAGAATCACAACAAGAATTAGAGCAGCAACATCTTGATGAAATAATGGAAAAGATAAAGGAGAAAGAAAAGTCTCTAGATAAGTCTATTGATTCTGCTCAAGGTGAAGCGCGTAACTTAAACTTTCATTATTTGGATGATGTAAGGCTAGATTATGATGATTATTCTACTTCAATAGAAACTGCACTAACTATCCAACAACAGCAACAAATGCTTAAAGAGCGTGAGCATGCGTGGCAGCAATCTACAAAACAGTTAGATACTTTGCAACGTCTAGAAAAGAGTCCATATTTTGCACGGGTGGACTTTAAGGAAGATGGCGAGAAAGATTCAGAAACTATCTATATTGGTTTGGGTTCATTTGCAGATGATCAAGAACATTTCTTAGTTTATGATTGGCGCGCACCAATTTCATCTATTTATTACGATGGCAAACTGGGGAAAGTTACCTATAATGCTCCTGATGGCGAACGTAGTGTCGATATGACTAAGAAACGCCAGTTTATCATCAAAGATGGCAAAATTGAGAACATGTTTGATACCAATGAGTCAATTGGTGATCAAATGTTGATGAATGTTTTAAACGAAAAATCATCAACTCAGATGAAATCGATTGTTACAACTATTCAGCGTGAGCAAAATAAAATAATTCGTAACACTAGTGCTGATTTACTATTTGTTCAAGGTGCTGCTGGTTCAGGAAAAACGAGTGCGATTATGCAACGAGTAGCTTATCTACTTTATCGTTACCGTGGTAACTTAAATTCTGGCCAAGTAATTATGTTTAGTCCTAACCAATTATTTAATGATTATGTTAAAAATGTTTTGCCTGAGATGGGTGAACAAAACATGGTCCAAATGACTTATTGGCAATTTGTCTCTCGTCGTGTACCTGGCATGAAAGTTGAAAATTTATTTGAACAATTTGAAGATAATAAAAAAGACGATAAGATTGTCAATTTAGAAAATTCCTTAGATTTCTTTAAAGCTGTAACACGCTATGCTAAGCACTTAAATAAGAGTGGAATGCTTTTTAAGAATATCTACTTTAAATCAAAGAAGAAACCATTTTTTGATAAAGAAAAAATCAAAGAAATCTATTATAGCTTTAATGAAAACTATAATTTAAGGAATCGAATTGATGCTACTCAAGAACAATTAATTACCGATTTGAATCATCGTGTAAGTTCAGAAGCTCGAAAAGCTTGGGTAAGCAAAACAATTGAATCTTTAGATCCACAGCAACTTAAGGCCCTTTATGATCGTCCTGACCAAGAGTTCGAATCAGGAGAAAAAGAAGAAAAATTCCTTGCTAAAAAAATTGTTACTAGGGAATTAAAGGGTGTTGCTAAGAAAATTAACCATCATCGCTTCTTAAATATTCGTAGTCAATATTTAGCATTTTTACGTGCAGTACCAAAAATTCTTGATCTATCTAAGTGGAAGATTAGTGAAGCCGAATGGCAAGAACATATTGAGCAAGTCAAAGAACGTTTACGTGATCATAAAATTAAAATGTCTGATATTACTCCTTACTTGTATCTTTATGACTTAGTGACAGGGCGTCGAACTGACTATACTATGCGTTATGCCTTTATTGATGAAATTCAAGATTATACTCCATTCCAATTAGCTTACTTGAAGTATAATTTCCCAAAGGCAAAATTCACGATGCTTGGCGATTTGAATCAAGCTATCTTTACTAAAGATTCAAGTAAAGACTTATTAAGTCAAATCTCTAAGTTGTTTGACCCAGAAAAAACTGATGTTGTTCAGTTAACCCGTTCATATCGTTCTACTAAAGAAATTACTGATTTTACTAAACAAATTTTGCGTCAAGGTGAAAAAATTGAAGCATTTGATCGTAAAGGACCAAAGCCGGCATTTTATAAACGTGATGATATTGAAAAAGAATATCGTGTTTTAGAAGATATTTTGACAGAAAATGATGAGCAAAAGTTAACAACGGCCATTATTACCAAAACTTTGGAAGAAGCTAAACAAGTAGCGCAAGTATTAAAAGAAAGAAATATTAAAGCTACCTTGATTGGCTCAGCTAACCAACGTTTAGTAGAGGGAACACTAGTGATTCCATCTTATTTAGCAAAAGGACTCGAATTTGATGCAGTAGTAGCCTGGGATGTTTCAGAGAAGCAATATCATGAAATGGATGAAACCCAATTACTTTATACTATTGCGTCGAGAGCAATGTATAAGTTAGATCTTACTTATGTAGGAAATAAGAGCCCAATTCTGGATGGTATCAAAGAACAAACTTATGTTAATAGATAAAAAAAGCGAATTAGCCATTATGACTAATTCGCTTTTTATTAATTTTCATCAAATTCATAATGAGTACCTTCTTCATTAATTATTGCCGTCAGATCACCTTTGCGACCGTCGATTAATTCTAAGATACCTAAGTTAATTTTGCCATATTCATGGTCAGGATCTGTTATTTCTACTTGATAGTCTGGATCATCAAGTAATTTTCGTAACAGTTTAATCTTTTTTTGATTTTCTTTTGATTTTTTAACCGCACTTGCTAGTGTATAACCCTGATCCAGTTTTTCTTTGATAAATACAATACAAAATAGGGTTCCAAGACTGTACTTGCGGATACCATCTTTTTCAATGGGGCTAATGTATCCTTTTTCTTCCCAGTAACGTAATTGCCTTTGTGTTACACCAGTAAGACTACTTACTTCGCCAATACCTACTTTAAGATCACGATAGATATTACGCCATATCGAATTCATTTATTGACCCTCCAAATAATAGTAGTCTGAATTATATTAGTATTGTAAACTAATTAATCATAATTGTAAAATTTATATCCACTATTGTAAAACTGATTGACAATAATCTAGAATAGACCTAAAATGG encodes:
- a CDS encoding FtsX-like permease family protein, whose product is MLWKLSLTSIKSRWKDYLVLFSGLTLASAIFYMFMTLATNPSFLKGNVALAFSTTQAVYGFGIVLLALITFIYIIYANSFLLSMRQKDYAMYMMLGARSSKIGRLIFVETFIVGTLATIIGEIIGIGLTQLISQLIITQLGLAINHFVGFYVPALLWTLAFFIALFFLAALWNRHKLVKANLINLLKEDQKPIKTKRNTAIKIIEAILGVSFLATGYWAMAHASLLVLASIPIAFVTIVLGSYFIFDSLFTLLIDLLRKNKKFKYAKLHSFTLGQLKFRINSYNRILSITSLLFALALGAITVGLNFKQLTDQQMESTYYDVVLFNQNKKTDQQLKKITVTSTTKVKYKIAGNYAYVSANQIKNAHLKRNAFVGKTDEIKYRTETIKPNEIKAGSRTYTEFAEYIPYEKEIKVVSQAEFDQIKQPSNTTILLRVKDFQKNFNNVEKLQKLALPQNKNVEVQLNSSKAASYRLILNLASGFEFMGFFLGIAFLAMLASTLMFKVLSGAKSDGPRYIMLWKMGTRTSLLKTSIDLEIGILFILPAILGILDVLFGLQFFKALLAHPYDKIWIPFGIFLIFYLVYYLITVKLYQSIVLKKIK
- a CDS encoding histidine phosphatase family protein yields the protein MKTIYLVRHGQTIINKYDKIQGWCDSPLTDKGITDAKHAGEELANIPFDIALSSDLKRAVDTCDYIIEKNCNHLTLQHIASPFFREQFFGYFEGMNSDEAWQMIGGPHGRPRRQELLLKEKMSIIKDYIHEADPYHDAEDNKAYWDRLDKGFKLIQELDGAENILLVSHSMTIRSIVSRYAPEIPLVPGPANGSITILKMNGDDIKVTEYNKTEF
- a CDS encoding nuclear transport factor 2 family protein, which encodes MIFCILCKRGDNYEVTTGKKKRKREQLIKLWTKSWTEKNNLGIEKVFAPDVHYIRSWGPEYHGLLELQYWFSEKNDRATIIKWDINGFMHDGNATIAHWDVEEKKNKKVEHLEGISLIRWNEDEKVEYVQHFASNMNRFDPYQNTDYPNYSDQQIKRFNDLHN
- a CDS encoding exodeoxyribonuclease III, which codes for MKFISWNVNGFRAALRHGFLRTFKELDPDILAIQDIRLSPDEIEVETPGYYQYWNYSEEKSYDGTAIFTKEKPQTVAYGIGVPEFDQQGRTITLEFEDYYFVNTYVPFSGEQLQRLAFRQAWDRAFKEYVERLKENKPVVIGGDMSVAHEAIDLAEPSENHHHAGFTEQERDDFTELLDAGFIDTYRYYYPNKTGMYTYWSYRGDARPKNEGWRLDYFLVSDDLQNNLESANILTDIMGSDHCPVSLKIDLKK
- a CDS encoding matrixin family metalloprotease, with product MKKFIRNLIILVLIYLAGNLAYLYSRPYLEQTFGTTDILPYLSSRIERVFNPNKFNQLNNDEPQEKGHTFQKNEATVYVDLKNPTLYNAAIDGLKSWNNTGAFTFKMVNDKKNAQIVIKSMDRSDTDAAGLTNTEYNSLTGYLVHATVQLNSYYLLNPAYSYSNNRIVNTVEHELGHAIGLDHQSGISVMYPQGSFYTIQPSDIENVKKIYHEK
- the helD gene encoding RNA polymerase recycling motor HelD; translated protein: MAKESQQELEQQHLDEIMEKIKEKEKSLDKSIDSAQGEARNLNFHYLDDVRLDYDDYSTSIETALTIQQQQQMLKEREHAWQQSTKQLDTLQRLEKSPYFARVDFKEDGEKDSETIYIGLGSFADDQEHFLVYDWRAPISSIYYDGKLGKVTYNAPDGERSVDMTKKRQFIIKDGKIENMFDTNESIGDQMLMNVLNEKSSTQMKSIVTTIQREQNKIIRNTSADLLFVQGAAGSGKTSAIMQRVAYLLYRYRGNLNSGQVIMFSPNQLFNDYVKNVLPEMGEQNMVQMTYWQFVSRRVPGMKVENLFEQFEDNKKDDKIVNLENSLDFFKAVTRYAKHLNKSGMLFKNIYFKSKKKPFFDKEKIKEIYYSFNENYNLRNRIDATQEQLITDLNHRVSSEARKAWVSKTIESLDPQQLKALYDRPDQEFESGEKEEKFLAKKIVTRELKGVAKKINHHRFLNIRSQYLAFLRAVPKILDLSKWKISEAEWQEHIEQVKERLRDHKIKMSDITPYLYLYDLVTGRRTDYTMRYAFIDEIQDYTPFQLAYLKYNFPKAKFTMLGDLNQAIFTKDSSKDLLSQISKLFDPEKTDVVQLTRSYRSTKEITDFTKQILRQGEKIEAFDRKGPKPAFYKRDDIEKEYRVLEDILTENDEQKLTTAIITKTLEEAKQVAQVLKERNIKATLIGSANQRLVEGTLVIPSYLAKGLEFDAVVAWDVSEKQYHEMDETQLLYTIASRAMYKLDLTYVGNKSPILDGIKEQTYVNR
- a CDS encoding MerR family transcriptional regulator, with product MNSIWRNIYRDLKVGIGEVSSLTGVTQRQLRYWEEKGYISPIEKDGIRKYSLGTLFCIVFIKEKLDQGYTLASAVKKSKENQKKIKLLRKLLDDPDYQVEITDPDHEYGKINLGILELIDGRKGDLTAIINEEGTHYEFDEN